A segment of the Streptomyces sp. ITFR-21 genome:
CTCCAGGGAGGTGTCCACGTCCTCCTCGGTGACCTCGACGGCGTCCACGACGACCTCGATGCCGGAGTAGTCCGGGATCGCGATGGCCGGGCGGATGTCCACCTCGGCGGTGAACTTGAGCTCGTCGCCGTCGTTGAACTCGGTGATGTCGACGTCGGGCTGGCCGAGAACGTTCAGCTCACCTTCGTTGACCGCATCCGTGTAGAACTTGGGCAGCGCGTCGTTGATGGCCTCTTCGAGGACCGCGCCACGGCCGAACCGCTGGTCGATGACGCGCGCAGGGATCTTGCCCTTGCGGAAGCCCGGCACCGTGACCTGCTGGTTGATCTTCTTGTACGCCGCGTCGAGGCTGGGCTTGAGCTCCTCGAAGGGCACCTCGACAGTGAGTCGAACCCGGGTCGGGTTCAGAGTCTCGACGGCGCTCTTCACGGTTGGGTCTCCTTGGGGGCTTTACGTTGATGGGGCGGTTCGCCGTGCGCCGGTAGGTTGCGCGCGTCCTGTCACCGACCGCCCATCCTACCGGTTACCACAAAGCTCGCTGAGGGGGTCGTACCGCGGCCCCCGGGGGCCGCGGGCCTCCGGGACGGCGGCGCCGGACCCCGGCCCGCCACGGAACTGCTGGTCGGGGTGGCCGGATTCGAACCGACGGCCTTCCGCTCCCAAAGCGGACGCGCTACCAAGCTGCGCCACACCCCGCTGGTGCGACACGTAGAGTACATGCCTCCGTACCCCTGGGCAGCCCGTGCTCACGCGCCGTCGCGCCGGTTCGACCGGCCGCTGTCCGGTGTGCCAGAATCACAGGCGTCGCGGGCGTAGCTCAATGGTAGAGCCCTAGTCTTCCAAACTAGCTACGCGGGTTCGATTCCCGTCGCCCGCTCTCGGTCGTCCTTCCCGCGGCGGCCCGGCCGGCTCCCGCCGTCCGGGCCGCCGCGGTCTGCGCCCCCGGCCGGGCCGTCCGCTCCGCCGCCCGGCTCCGCCCGCTCCCGCGGGTCAGTCGACCGGGATGCCCTGGGGGGACTTGATGCGCTTCATGATCATCTGCGAGTTGACGTCGGTGACCCCCGGCAGGGCGATGAGGCGGTCGGTCCAGAAGCGCTCGTAGGCGTCGGAGTCGGCCACCGCGATGCGCAGGAGGCTGCCGGGCGCGCCGTAGAGGCGGTACGCCTCGACGACGTCCGGGATGGACTGCAGGCGCTCCTCGAAGGCGGCCACGGAGGCGCGGTCGCGGCGGACCTCGACGGAGGCGAAGACCTCGAACCCGCGGGCGACGGCGGCCGGGTTGACCACCGCGCGGTAGCTCTGGATGACGCCGTCGTCCTCCAGCTGGCGCACCCGGCGCAGGCACGGGGACGGGGTGAGGCCGACGCGCTGGGCGAGTTCCTGGTTGGTGAGCCGGCCGTCCGCCTGGAGCTCACGCAAGATACTTCTGTCGATGGCGTCCATGAAGGCACTTCATAGCACGGAACGACCGGATACCGGTGAGTATTAGCAATCATCTGGCAGGTCTACGCGCATATCATTGTGTCGGCGGGCAGCACCCATCAGCACCCTTGGAGGCGAAGGCATCGTGCGACACGTCGTGGTCATCAGCACCG
Coding sequences within it:
- a CDS encoding Lrp/AsnC family transcriptional regulator, whose protein sequence is MDAIDRSILRELQADGRLTNQELAQRVGLTPSPCLRRVRQLEDDGVIQSYRAVVNPAAVARGFEVFASVEVRRDRASVAAFEERLQSIPDVVEAYRLYGAPGSLLRIAVADSDAYERFWTDRLIALPGVTDVNSQMIMKRIKSPQGIPVD